A single genomic interval of Nocardioides nitrophenolicus harbors:
- a CDS encoding ABC transporter ATP-binding protein — translation MPHAADLAVEVDGLVMRYGDTVAVDGLSLTVERGTITAVLGPNGAGKTTTLETCEGYRRPQGGTVRVLGLDPVRQRADLLPRIGVMLQSGGAWSGARAEEMLRHFARLHAAPQDVGLLMERLALHECGRTPYRRLSGGQQQRLGLALALVGRPELVFVDEPTAGMDPQIRRAVWELLEELRRDGVTVVLTTHYLEEAERLADKVHIVDRGRLVASGTPLELTRGGTVATLRIVVTQPFPPGAPAALAADLGPGTELTELDPLSIQLSGPADSTTLATVAAWCAAHDVLPESLSLGQRNLEDVFLELTGRETLS, via the coding sequence GTGCCTCACGCTGCTGACCTTGCTGTCGAGGTCGACGGCCTGGTGATGAGGTACGGCGACACGGTCGCCGTCGACGGCCTGTCGCTCACCGTCGAGCGCGGCACCATCACCGCCGTCCTCGGCCCCAACGGGGCCGGCAAGACCACCACCCTCGAGACCTGCGAGGGCTACCGTCGTCCCCAGGGCGGCACCGTCCGGGTGCTCGGCCTGGACCCGGTGCGCCAGCGGGCCGACCTGCTCCCCCGCATCGGCGTGATGCTGCAGTCGGGCGGCGCGTGGAGCGGCGCGCGGGCCGAGGAGATGCTGCGGCACTTCGCCCGGCTGCACGCCGCGCCCCAGGACGTCGGCCTGCTGATGGAGCGGCTGGCGCTGCACGAGTGCGGGCGTACGCCGTACCGGCGGCTGTCGGGCGGCCAGCAGCAGCGCCTGGGGCTGGCCCTGGCGCTGGTCGGCCGCCCGGAGCTGGTGTTCGTCGACGAGCCGACCGCGGGCATGGACCCGCAGATCCGGCGGGCGGTGTGGGAGCTGCTCGAGGAGCTGCGCCGCGACGGCGTCACCGTCGTACTGACGACGCACTACCTCGAGGAGGCCGAGCGGCTCGCCGACAAGGTGCACATCGTCGACCGCGGCCGCCTGGTCGCGAGCGGCACGCCGCTCGAGCTGACCCGCGGCGGCACCGTCGCGACGCTGCGCATCGTCGTCACCCAGCCGTTCCCCCCGGGCGCACCGGCCGCGCTGGCCGCCGATCTCGGCCCCGGCACCGAGCTCACCGAGCTCGACCCGCTCAGCATCCAGCTCTCCGGGCCCGCCGACAGTACGACGCTCGCCACCGTCGCGGCATGGTGCGCCGCGCACGACGTGCTGCCGGAGTCGCTGTCGCTGGGCCAGCGCAATCTCGAGGACGTCTTCCTCGAGCTGACCGGGCGGGAGACCCTGTCGTGA
- a CDS encoding flavin monoamine oxidase family protein, producing the protein MTTGQTTPDPAHVVPAPVTMLGPDFPFGYDEHLAHPAGLGSVPAEHHGREVAIVGGGLSGMVTAFELMRLGLKPVVYEADRIGGRLRSQPFGGPHGPIAELGGMRFPLSSRALFHYIDHLGLRTSPFPNPLSEATPSTVVELGGESFYARGYDDLPAFLKDVADAWHEALGEIGFADAQRAIAERDVPALKELWNQLVLSLDEETFSGFLANSKAFGSRSFRHREVFGQVGFGTGGWDTDFPNSMLEILRVIFTNADEDHQLIHGGAQQLPVGLWRDEPECVHWPAGTSLESLHGGSALPGVARITRGEGDRLEVTDRWGTTRSYDAVVVTCQVWLLSARIDVDESLFSPDLWMAMERTHYMQSSKTFVRVDRPFWKDVDPATGRDVMSMTLTDRLNRATYLLEDDGAASICLSYTWNDDALKWLALPVEERVRLQLHSLRKIYPDVDIASHIVGDPITVSWESDPNFMGAFKANLPGHYRYQRRLFSHFVQDDLPAHRRGIFLAGDDISWTAGWAEGAVTTALNAVWGVVRHFGGASAPGNPGPGDRFAELAPLALPDGL; encoded by the coding sequence ATGACCACCGGACAGACCACGCCAGACCCGGCCCACGTCGTACCCGCTCCGGTGACGATGCTCGGCCCCGACTTCCCTTTCGGGTACGACGAGCACCTGGCCCACCCCGCCGGCCTCGGCTCGGTCCCCGCCGAGCACCACGGTCGCGAGGTCGCGATCGTCGGCGGCGGGCTCTCCGGCATGGTGACCGCCTTCGAGCTGATGCGCCTGGGCCTGAAGCCGGTGGTCTACGAGGCCGACCGGATCGGCGGGCGACTGCGCTCGCAGCCCTTCGGCGGCCCGCACGGTCCGATCGCCGAGCTCGGCGGGATGCGCTTCCCGCTGTCCTCACGCGCCCTGTTCCACTACATCGACCACCTCGGGCTGCGCACCTCGCCGTTCCCGAACCCGCTCTCGGAGGCCACGCCGAGCACCGTCGTCGAGCTCGGCGGGGAGTCCTTCTACGCCCGCGGGTACGACGACCTCCCGGCCTTCCTCAAGGACGTCGCTGACGCCTGGCACGAGGCGCTGGGCGAGATCGGCTTCGCCGACGCCCAGCGCGCGATCGCCGAGCGCGACGTGCCCGCCCTCAAGGAGCTGTGGAACCAGCTGGTGCTCAGCCTCGACGAGGAGACCTTCTCCGGCTTCCTCGCCAACTCCAAGGCGTTCGGCTCCCGCTCCTTCCGGCACCGGGAGGTGTTCGGCCAGGTCGGCTTCGGCACCGGCGGTTGGGACACCGACTTCCCGAACTCGATGCTCGAGATCCTGCGGGTGATCTTCACCAACGCCGACGAGGACCACCAGCTGATCCACGGGGGCGCGCAGCAGCTGCCGGTGGGGCTGTGGCGGGACGAGCCGGAGTGCGTGCACTGGCCTGCCGGCACCTCCCTGGAGAGCCTGCACGGCGGCTCGGCGCTGCCCGGCGTGGCCCGGATCACGCGCGGCGAGGGCGACCGGTTGGAGGTCACCGACCGCTGGGGCACCACCCGGTCGTACGACGCCGTCGTGGTCACCTGCCAGGTCTGGCTGCTGTCGGCGCGCATCGACGTCGACGAGTCGCTCTTCTCTCCCGACCTGTGGATGGCGATGGAGCGCACCCACTACATGCAGTCGTCGAAGACCTTCGTCCGCGTCGACCGGCCGTTCTGGAAGGACGTCGACCCGGCGACCGGTCGCGACGTGATGAGCATGACGCTCACCGACCGGCTGAACCGCGCGACGTACCTGCTCGAGGACGACGGCGCCGCGTCGATCTGCCTGTCGTACACCTGGAACGACGACGCGCTGAAGTGGCTCGCGCTGCCCGTCGAGGAGCGGGTCCGGCTCCAGCTGCACTCCCTGCGCAAGATCTACCCGGACGTCGACATCGCCTCCCACATCGTCGGCGACCCGATCACCGTGTCCTGGGAGTCCGACCCCAACTTCATGGGCGCGTTCAAGGCGAACCTGCCCGGGCACTACCGCTACCAGCGGCGGCTGTTCTCGCACTTCGTGCAGGACGACCTCCCGGCCCACCGGCGCGGCATCTTCCTCGCCGGCGACGACATCTCGTGGACCGCCGGCTGGGCCGAGGGAGCGGTCACCACGGCGCTCAACGCGGTGTGGGGTGTCGTGCGTCACTTCGGCGGCGCGAGCGCCCCGGGCAACCCCGGTCCGGGCGACCGGTTCGCCGAGCTCGCACCCCTGGCCCTGCCGGACGGGCTGTGA
- a CDS encoding COX15/CtaA family protein: MSTATRLTDLRRGLETRLVPLAWANLVANIGIVVTGGAVRLTGSGLGCPTWPKCTEESYTTHAALGINGIIEFGNRLLTYVLLAIALAFVVAAWRRGGRVRALGLVVLAGIPAQAVVGGITVLTDLNPWVVAGHLLVSMAMVGVCVWVLDDLTGPVRGVASVAVRRLGWATFGIGWVVLWLGTVVTGSGPHSGDLESRRTGLDPEVVSHVHGISVGVLVVLTVALLLVARGRGDRWVATFAGMLLVVELAQGLLGYVQFFTDLPEVLVGLHMLGAALVAAGLARVVVTTYPRG; the protein is encoded by the coding sequence GTGAGCACCGCGACCCGACTGACCGACCTCCGACGCGGGCTGGAGACGCGCCTGGTGCCGCTCGCCTGGGCGAACCTCGTCGCCAACATCGGGATCGTGGTGACCGGCGGCGCCGTGCGACTCACCGGCTCCGGCCTGGGCTGCCCGACCTGGCCGAAGTGCACCGAGGAGTCCTACACGACCCACGCGGCGCTCGGCATCAACGGCATCATCGAGTTCGGCAACCGGCTGCTCACCTACGTCCTGCTCGCCATCGCACTCGCCTTCGTGGTGGCCGCCTGGCGGCGCGGCGGCCGGGTGCGCGCCCTCGGCCTGGTCGTGCTCGCCGGCATCCCCGCCCAGGCCGTCGTCGGCGGCATCACCGTGCTCACCGACCTCAACCCCTGGGTCGTCGCCGGCCACCTGCTGGTGTCGATGGCGATGGTCGGGGTCTGCGTGTGGGTGCTCGACGACCTGACCGGGCCGGTGCGTGGGGTCGCCTCGGTGGCGGTGCGCCGGCTCGGGTGGGCCACCTTCGGCATCGGCTGGGTGGTGCTCTGGCTCGGCACCGTCGTCACCGGCTCCGGGCCCCACTCCGGCGACCTCGAGTCCCGGCGTACCGGACTCGACCCGGAGGTGGTCTCCCACGTCCACGGGATCTCGGTCGGCGTCCTGGTGGTGCTGACCGTGGCGCTGCTCCTGGTCGCGCGCGGCCGCGGCGACCGATGGGTCGCCACCTTCGCGGGGATGCTGCTGGTCGTCGAGCTGGCGCAGGGACTGCTGGGGTACGTGCAGTTCTTCACCGACCTGCCCGAGGTGCTGGTCGGGCTGCACATGCTCGGCGCGGCGCTCGTCGCGGCCGGGTTGGCCCGGGTGGTCGTCACCACGTACCCGCGGGGGTGA
- a CDS encoding carbon-nitrogen hydrolase family protein: MTDSPRADALVVAVWQPDGPLLDVPAALLALGATAAEAAARGARLLVCPELTLTGYDVAPQAGELAEPAGGPMATAVADLAAKHGLAIAWSWPERDGDRVHIAAELVDRDRTVLARHRKAHLYGPDEAAAYVPGDGAPAVGEVDGYRVGLLVCYDVEFPEQVRMVALAGADLLACPTALMTPYDAVSTLLVPARAFENQMAVAYANRAGTEHELTYTGLSCVVGPDGVDLARADDRPGLVVGTLTSAALDAARRANTHLADRRPEVYGGLTR, encoded by the coding sequence GTGACCGACTCCCCCCGTGCCGACGCCCTGGTCGTCGCCGTATGGCAGCCGGACGGGCCGCTGCTCGACGTGCCCGCCGCCCTCCTCGCCCTCGGCGCCACCGCGGCCGAAGCGGCGGCCCGCGGCGCGCGGCTGCTGGTGTGTCCCGAGCTCACCCTGACCGGGTACGACGTCGCTCCCCAGGCCGGCGAGCTCGCCGAGCCGGCGGGCGGCCCGATGGCCACGGCCGTCGCCGACCTCGCCGCGAAGCACGGACTTGCGATCGCGTGGAGCTGGCCGGAGCGGGACGGCGACCGGGTCCACATCGCCGCCGAGCTGGTCGACCGCGACCGCACCGTGCTGGCCCGGCACCGCAAGGCCCACCTCTACGGACCGGACGAGGCCGCCGCCTACGTCCCGGGCGACGGCGCGCCGGCTGTCGGCGAGGTCGACGGGTACCGGGTCGGGCTGCTGGTCTGCTACGACGTCGAGTTCCCCGAGCAGGTGCGGATGGTCGCCCTCGCCGGGGCGGACCTGCTCGCGTGCCCGACCGCCCTGATGACGCCGTACGACGCCGTCAGCACCCTGCTCGTACCGGCTCGCGCCTTCGAGAACCAGATGGCCGTCGCCTATGCCAACCGCGCCGGCACCGAGCACGAGCTCACCTACACCGGGCTGAGCTGCGTCGTCGGGCCCGACGGCGTCGACCTCGCCCGCGCCGACGACCGGCCGGGGCTGGTCGTCGGCACCCTCACCTCGGCGGCCCTCGACGCCGCGCGCCGCGCCAACACCCACCTGGCCGACCGCCGGCCCGAGGTCTACGGAGGCCTGACCCGATGA
- the tkt gene encoding transketolase, whose product MIPDLDWTDLDRKAVDTARVLAMDAVQKVGNGHPGTAMSLAPAAYLLFQKVMRHDPADPAWIARDRFVLSCGHSSITLYTQLFLGGFGLELGDLEALRTWGSKTPGHPEFGHTAGVEVTTGPLGQGVANAVGMAMAARREKGLLDPAAGDGPSLFDHHVYVLASDGDLEEGVSSEASSIAGTQELGNLTVIYDANRISIEGDTHIAFNEDVAKRYEAYGWHVQTVDWTGNDHNDLAHYEEDVPALYDALKAADEVTDQPSLIVLKTVIAWPAPNAQNTEAAHGSALGAEEVAATKAVLGFDPDKSFEVPADVLAHTRGLIARGKAWQAEWLTAYDAWAAANPEQAALLHRLKDRRLPDGIEDALPVFEADAKGVATRAASGKVINAIAGIMPELWGGSADLAGSNNTTIKDAKSFLPLDRGVEEWPADPYQGRVLHFGIREHGMGAIMNGIAVHGGTRVFGGTFLTFSDYMRGAVRVGALMGAPVVHVWTHDSIGLGEDGPTHQPIEHLAALRAIPGLDVVRPADANETAAAWLQVLRNSDRPAGLILSRQNLPTFPRGAEGYATTDDVAKGGYVLLDAEGGQPDVVLLATGSEVQYAVAARAQLAAEGVHARVVSLPCLEWFDAQTQAYRDSVIPPTVKARVSVEAGVKQGWREYVGDAGRIVSIDHYGASADAGTLFREFGFTPEAVVQAARESIAAAARD is encoded by the coding sequence ATGATCCCGGACCTGGACTGGACCGACCTCGACCGCAAGGCCGTCGACACCGCGCGGGTGCTCGCGATGGACGCCGTCCAGAAGGTCGGCAACGGCCACCCTGGCACCGCCATGAGCCTGGCGCCGGCCGCGTACCTGCTGTTCCAGAAGGTGATGCGCCACGACCCCGCGGACCCGGCGTGGATCGCGCGCGACCGCTTCGTGCTGAGCTGCGGCCACTCCTCGATCACCCTCTACACCCAGCTCTTCCTCGGCGGCTTCGGCCTCGAGCTCGGCGACCTCGAGGCGCTGCGCACCTGGGGCAGCAAGACCCCGGGTCACCCGGAGTTCGGCCACACCGCCGGGGTCGAGGTCACCACCGGCCCGCTCGGCCAGGGCGTCGCCAACGCGGTCGGCATGGCGATGGCGGCGCGCCGCGAGAAGGGCCTGCTCGACCCGGCGGCCGGCGACGGGCCGTCGCTGTTCGACCACCACGTCTACGTGCTCGCCTCCGACGGCGACCTCGAGGAGGGCGTGAGCAGCGAGGCGTCCTCGATCGCCGGCACCCAGGAGCTCGGCAACCTCACGGTCATCTACGACGCCAACCGGATCTCGATCGAGGGCGACACCCACATCGCGTTCAACGAGGACGTCGCGAAGCGCTACGAGGCCTACGGCTGGCACGTCCAGACCGTCGACTGGACCGGCAACGACCACAACGACCTCGCCCACTACGAGGAGGACGTCCCGGCCCTCTACGACGCGCTGAAGGCCGCCGACGAGGTCACCGACCAGCCGTCGCTGATCGTGCTGAAGACGGTGATCGCCTGGCCGGCGCCCAACGCGCAGAACACCGAGGCAGCCCACGGCTCGGCGCTCGGCGCAGAGGAGGTCGCGGCCACCAAGGCGGTGCTGGGCTTCGACCCCGACAAGAGCTTCGAGGTCCCCGCCGACGTGCTGGCCCACACCCGGGGCCTGATCGCGCGCGGCAAGGCCTGGCAGGCCGAGTGGCTCACGGCGTACGACGCGTGGGCCGCCGCCAACCCGGAGCAGGCCGCGCTCCTCCACCGGCTCAAGGACCGCCGCCTGCCCGACGGCATCGAGGACGCGCTGCCGGTCTTCGAGGCCGACGCCAAGGGCGTCGCCACCCGCGCCGCGTCCGGCAAGGTGATCAACGCGATCGCCGGCATCATGCCCGAGCTGTGGGGCGGCTCGGCCGACCTCGCCGGCTCCAACAACACGACCATCAAGGACGCCAAGTCCTTCCTGCCTCTCGACCGCGGCGTCGAGGAGTGGCCCGCCGACCCCTACCAGGGCCGGGTGCTCCACTTCGGCATCCGCGAGCACGGCATGGGCGCGATCATGAACGGCATCGCCGTCCACGGCGGCACCCGCGTCTTCGGCGGCACCTTCCTCACCTTCTCCGACTACATGCGCGGCGCGGTCCGGGTGGGCGCGCTGATGGGCGCTCCCGTCGTCCACGTGTGGACCCACGACTCCATCGGTCTCGGCGAGGACGGTCCGACCCACCAGCCGATCGAGCACCTCGCGGCGCTGCGCGCGATCCCCGGGCTCGACGTGGTCCGCCCGGCCGACGCCAACGAGACCGCCGCCGCGTGGCTCCAGGTGCTGCGCAACAGCGACCGCCCGGCCGGGCTGATCCTGAGCCGCCAGAACCTGCCGACCTTCCCGCGCGGTGCCGAGGGCTACGCCACCACCGACGACGTCGCCAAGGGCGGCTACGTGCTGCTCGACGCCGAGGGCGGACAGCCCGATGTCGTCCTGCTCGCCACCGGCTCGGAGGTGCAGTACGCCGTCGCGGCCCGCGCCCAGCTCGCCGCCGAGGGCGTCCACGCGCGGGTGGTCTCGTTGCCCTGCCTGGAGTGGTTCGACGCCCAGACCCAGGCCTACCGCGACAGCGTGATCCCGCCGACCGTCAAGGCGCGGGTCTCGGTCGAGGCGGGCGTCAAGCAGGGCTGGCGCGAGTACGTCGGCGACGCCGGCCGGATCGTCAGCATCGACCACTACGGCGCGAGCGCGGACGCCGGAACGCTGTTCCGCGAGTTCGGCTTCACGCCCGAGGCCGTCGTCCAGGCGGCCCGCGAGAGCATCGCCGCGGCTGCCCGGGACTGA
- a CDS encoding heme o synthase, translating into MLSGDEGPQKATFRDVVLAYVGLTKPRVIELLLLTTVPVMFFAARGVPALGLVVATVIGGTLSAGSASVFNCVYDRDIDEQMRRTRRRALPRHIVSPGAALVFGVVLGVVSTVVLAVWVNPLSAVLSVSANAFYVFVYTMLLKRRTTQNIVWGGIAGCFPALIGWTAVTGELSWVPVVLFLVVFFWTPPHTWALALRYREDYAQVDVPMLPVVKPARAVALQIVVYSWVMVATSLVLWPVASTGPAYPIAAGVLGAVFLVQAHGLHRRARTSEELSVLQPMRLFHSSNLYLSLLFVAVAIDPLLH; encoded by the coding sequence CTGCTGTCCGGTGACGAGGGACCGCAGAAGGCGACCTTCCGCGACGTCGTTCTCGCGTACGTCGGGCTGACCAAGCCGCGGGTCATCGAGCTGCTGCTCCTCACCACCGTGCCGGTGATGTTCTTCGCCGCCCGCGGCGTACCCGCCCTCGGCCTGGTCGTCGCCACCGTCATCGGCGGCACCCTCTCCGCCGGCTCCGCGTCGGTCTTCAACTGCGTCTACGACCGCGACATCGACGAGCAGATGCGTCGTACCCGACGCCGGGCGCTGCCCCGCCACATCGTCTCGCCCGGGGCCGCGCTGGTCTTCGGCGTGGTGCTGGGCGTCGTCTCGACGGTCGTGCTGGCCGTGTGGGTCAACCCCCTGTCGGCCGTCCTGTCGGTCTCGGCCAACGCGTTCTACGTCTTCGTCTACACGATGCTTCTCAAGCGGCGGACCACCCAGAACATTGTCTGGGGCGGCATCGCCGGCTGCTTCCCGGCCCTCATCGGCTGGACCGCCGTCACCGGCGAGCTGTCCTGGGTGCCGGTCGTGCTCTTCCTGGTCGTCTTCTTCTGGACCCCGCCCCACACCTGGGCCCTCGCGCTGCGCTACCGCGAGGACTACGCTCAGGTCGACGTCCCGATGCTCCCCGTTGTCAAGCCCGCCCGCGCCGTCGCGCTGCAGATCGTCGTCTACTCGTGGGTGATGGTCGCGACCTCGCTCGTGCTGTGGCCCGTCGCGTCCACCGGGCCGGCGTACCCGATCGCGGCGGGGGTGCTCGGCGCCGTCTTCCTGGTGCAGGCCCATGGGCTCCACCGCCGGGCGCGGACCTCCGAGGAGCTGAGCGTGCTCCAGCCGATGCGGCTGTTCCACTCCTCGAACCTCTATCTGTCGCTGCTGTTCGTCGCCGTGGCGATCGACCCGCTGCTGCACTGA
- a CDS encoding Lrp/AsnC family transcriptional regulator, with translation MQLDQLDRLIVGALLEDGRATFAQIGQRVGLSAPAVKRRVDRLVASGAITGFTVRVDPAVVGWSTEGYVSIYCQGSTTPGEILAAVDRLPEVVSASTVTGEADAILHIHAADIRHFEQVVERIAGEPFVARTRSELVLSPLVRREQGSLPD, from the coding sequence ATGCAGCTCGACCAGCTCGACCGCCTGATCGTCGGCGCCCTCCTGGAGGACGGACGCGCCACCTTCGCGCAGATCGGGCAGCGGGTCGGGCTGTCGGCGCCGGCCGTCAAGAGGCGGGTCGATCGCCTGGTGGCGTCGGGGGCGATCACCGGGTTCACCGTGCGGGTCGACCCGGCCGTGGTCGGGTGGTCGACCGAGGGCTACGTGTCGATCTACTGCCAGGGCTCGACCACACCCGGCGAGATCCTCGCGGCCGTCGACCGGCTGCCCGAGGTGGTCTCCGCCTCGACCGTCACCGGCGAGGCCGACGCGATCCTCCACATCCACGCCGCCGACATCCGGCACTTCGAGCAGGTGGTCGAGCGGATCGCGGGTGAGCCGTTCGTAGCGCGGACCCGGAGTGAGCTGGTGCTCTCGCCGCTCGTTCGGCGGGAGCAGGGCAGCCTGCCGGACTGA
- the tal gene encoding transaldolase, translated as MTDRLKALADAGVSIWLDDLSRERIETGNLADLVRERSVVGVTTNPTIFASAIANGERYDAQVRQLVEGGAGVDEVIFALTTDDVRNACDVLSPVAAAHPADGRVSIEVEPTLANDTDATITSAKALWAAVDRPNALIKIPATLEGLPAITATIAAGISVNVTLIFSVERYRAVMDAYLAGLEQARDAGIDLGTIQSVASFFVSRVDTEIDARLEKIGTDEALALRGQAAVANARLAYAAFEEVLASERWRSLAAAGAHPQRPLWASTGVKNPAYSDTLYVTDLVVADTVNTMPEKTLLAFADHGEVNGDQVTGRAGEAQAVFDRIAAAGVDLEDVFVTLETEGVDKFKVSWTELVATVEAQMAATSGQAGA; from the coding sequence ATGACTGATCGACTGAAGGCCCTCGCTGACGCGGGGGTGTCCATCTGGCTCGACGACCTGTCGCGCGAGCGGATCGAGACCGGCAACCTGGCTGACCTGGTCCGCGAGCGCTCGGTCGTCGGCGTGACGACCAACCCGACGATCTTCGCGAGCGCGATCGCCAACGGCGAGCGCTACGACGCCCAGGTGCGTCAGCTCGTCGAGGGCGGCGCCGGCGTCGACGAGGTGATCTTCGCGCTGACCACCGACGACGTGCGCAACGCCTGCGACGTGCTGTCCCCCGTGGCCGCCGCGCATCCCGCCGACGGCCGGGTGTCGATCGAGGTCGAGCCGACCCTGGCCAACGACACCGACGCCACCATCACCTCCGCGAAGGCGCTGTGGGCCGCCGTCGACCGCCCCAACGCGCTGATCAAGATCCCCGCCACGCTCGAGGGCCTGCCGGCCATCACGGCGACCATCGCGGCCGGGATCAGCGTCAACGTCACCCTGATCTTCTCCGTCGAGCGCTACCGCGCGGTCATGGACGCCTACCTCGCCGGCCTCGAGCAGGCCCGCGACGCCGGCATCGACCTCGGCACCATCCAGTCCGTGGCCTCGTTCTTCGTGTCGCGGGTCGACACCGAGATCGACGCCCGCCTGGAGAAGATCGGGACCGACGAGGCGCTGGCCCTGCGCGGCCAGGCCGCCGTGGCCAACGCCCGGCTCGCCTACGCCGCGTTCGAGGAGGTGCTGGCCTCGGAGCGCTGGCGGTCGCTGGCGGCGGCCGGGGCCCACCCGCAGCGGCCGCTGTGGGCCTCGACCGGCGTGAAGAACCCGGCGTACTCCGACACCCTCTATGTCACCGACCTGGTCGTGGCCGACACGGTCAACACCATGCCGGAGAAGACCCTGCTCGCCTTCGCCGACCACGGAGAGGTGAACGGCGACCAGGTCACCGGCCGGGCCGGCGAGGCGCAGGCGGTGTTCGACCGGATCGCCGCGGCGGGGGTCGACCTCGAGGACGTGTTCGTGACCCTCGAGACCGAGGGAGTCGACAAGTTCAAGGTCTCCTGGACCGAGCTGGTCGCCACCGTCGAAGCGCAGATGGCGGCGACGTCGGGCCAGGCCGGAGCCTGA
- a CDS encoding ABC transporter permease: MSTFAPAPGAAPVLRQLLTQACMEARLMLRNGEQLLIAVVIPVIVLVGAVRGVERVGFDLDGRPIDVLTPGVLALAVMSTSFTSLAIATGFERRYGVLKRLGTAPLSRGTLLGGKVLALLLVEVFQFVVIGGVGLALGWSGPSGVGGALLLVLAALFGTAAFASLGLLLAGSLRAEATLAAANLVYLLLLAGGAVILPASLYGGLGDVVRWLPSGALGEAVRAACDGALAVRDLVVLLAWTVLGSALTARTFTWE; the protein is encoded by the coding sequence GTGAGCACCTTCGCGCCCGCCCCCGGCGCCGCACCCGTCCTGCGCCAGCTCCTCACCCAGGCCTGCATGGAGGCGCGGCTGATGCTGCGCAACGGCGAGCAGCTGCTGATCGCCGTGGTGATCCCGGTGATCGTGCTGGTCGGCGCGGTCCGCGGCGTCGAGCGGGTCGGCTTCGACCTCGACGGGCGACCGATCGACGTGCTGACGCCCGGCGTGCTCGCGCTCGCCGTGATGTCCACCTCGTTCACGTCGCTGGCGATCGCGACCGGCTTCGAGCGGCGCTACGGCGTACTGAAGCGCCTCGGCACCGCTCCCCTGTCCCGCGGCACGCTGCTCGGCGGCAAGGTGCTCGCGCTGCTGCTCGTCGAGGTCTTCCAGTTCGTGGTCATCGGCGGCGTCGGGCTCGCCCTCGGCTGGTCCGGGCCCTCCGGCGTCGGCGGAGCCCTGCTCCTCGTGCTGGCCGCCCTGTTCGGCACCGCCGCCTTCGCCTCCCTCGGACTGCTCCTCGCCGGCTCGCTGCGGGCCGAGGCCACCCTCGCCGCCGCCAACCTCGTCTACCTGCTGCTGCTCGCCGGCGGCGCCGTGATCCTGCCCGCCTCGCTGTACGGCGGGCTCGGCGACGTCGTGCGCTGGCTGCCCTCCGGGGCGCTCGGCGAGGCGGTCCGCGCCGCCTGCGACGGGGCGCTCGCCGTACGCGACCTCGTGGTGCTGCTCGCCTGGACCGTGCTCGGCTCCGCCCTGACCGCCCGAACCTTCACGTGGGAGTGA